The following are encoded together in the Kwoniella europaea PYCC6329 chromosome 1, complete sequence genome:
- a CDS encoding 1,2-dihydroxy-3-keto-5-methylthiopentene dioxygenase has translation MRAYVYDDIPGDQRLPHDSGNPISLNTLSELGVIYKEIPIDEEKQWEKEIDEFAKQRGYKNRDQITVTREGLGEAYEDKIKSFFDEHLHEDEEIRYILAGSGYFDIRGINPPHADRWIRISLTSGDLIVLPAGIYHRFTVDSNNTITAMRLFQDEPKWTPYSRSLPDTDERAARGEYLEQVKSAKA, from the exons ATGAGAGCATATGTCTATGACGATATCCC TGGAGACCAAAGGCTCCCTCATGATTCAGGTAATCCCATCTCACTCAACACCCTCTCAGAGTTAGGGGTAATATACAAGGAAATCCCAATTGACGAAGAGAAGCAATgggaaaaggagattgatgaatttgCTAAACAGAGGGGATATAAGAAT CGAGATCAAATTACAGTGACGAGAGAAGGTTTAGGTGAAGCCTATGAAGATAAGATCAAGTCGTTCTTCGATGA ACATTtacatgaagatgaagagattagGTATATCTTAGCTGGATCAGGATACTTTGACATccgag GAATCAACCCACCTCACGCAGACCGATGGATCCGAATTTCCCTAACCTCAGGAGACCTAATTGTCCTTCCAGCAGGTATATACCACCGATTCACCGTTGACTCCAATAACACCATCACTGCCATGCGATTGTTCCAGGACGAACCGAAATGGACACCTTACTCGAGGAGTTTACCTGATACGGATGAGAGGGCTGCGAGGGGAGAGTACCTGGAACAGGTCAAGAGTGCCAAGGCTTAG